Proteins encoded by one window of Salvia splendens isolate huo1 chromosome 5, SspV2, whole genome shotgun sequence:
- the LOC121802538 gene encoding dehydrin ERD14-like translates to MSHLAIADCSISWGRKRMRRSPANLIRKLRFQRKIRRSIKPSERCFSDQTAPPAGSSSSEDEEIGEEDGEKRKKKKDKKKCDDKKPTQEGEEKKGLLDKITEKLPGGKKAEEVATPPPTPVAEEKEKKGFLDKIKDKIPGYSKTDEEKENEKENEALVGEDGEKKKKKCDDNKPTQEAEEKKGKLSGNKKAEEVALPPPTPAAATPGADDKEKKG, encoded by the exons ATGAGCCATCTGGCGATCGCGGACTGTTCGATTTCGTGGGGGAGAAAGAGGATGAGGCGGTCGCCGGCGAATTTGATTAGAAAGTTAAGGTTTCAGAGGAAGATTCGAAGAAGCATCAAACCCTCCGAGAGATGCTTCAGCGATCAAACAGCTCCTCCAGCAGGCAGTAGCTCT TCTGAAGATGAAGAAATAGGTGAAGAAGATGGAGAAAAgaggaagaaaaagaaggataaaAAGAAGTGTGATGACAAGAAACCAACTCAAGAGGGTGAAGAGAAGAAAGGGTTGCTAGATAAGATCACGGAGAAGCTGCCCGGCGGCAAGAAGGCGGAGGAGGTGGCTACACCGCCACCAACTCCGGTGGCtgaggagaaggagaagaaaggGTTCTTGGATAAGATCAAGGACAAAATCCCTGGCTATTCAAAGACTGATGAAGAGAAGGAGAATGAAAAGGAAAACGAAGCT TTGGTTGGGGAAGAtggagagaagaagaaaaagaagtgtGATGACAACAAACCAACTCAAGAGGCTGAAGAGAAGAAAGGGAAGCTTTCCGGCAACAAGAAGGCGGAGGAGGTGGCTTTGCCTCCGCCAACTCCGGCAGCAGCCACTCCGGGGGCTGACGACAAGGAGAAGAAAGGTTGA